A part of Aegilops tauschii subsp. strangulata cultivar AL8/78 chromosome 2, Aet v6.0, whole genome shotgun sequence genomic DNA contains:
- the LOC109738957 gene encoding xylan O-acetyltransferase 7, with the protein MELLVKVRRAVAAGAAAQQEADLRGGLLNQNQWESTVCLVSSAIPSRDQKSLAKFVGPNGSLNVFTAAEYNATVEFYWAPFLVSSNSDDPQAHSVVDRVIAWLSIAKHTRHWRAAHFLIFNTYIWWLNNFEMKVLKNPRALPDKYTLVDRPVAYKEVLKTWANWVDRGGGDERRPP; encoded by the exons ATGGAGCTGCTCGTCAAG GTTCGACGCGCGGTTGCTGCTGGAGCGGCTGCGCAACAAGAGGCTGATCTTCGTGGGGGACTCCTGAACCAGAACCAGTGGGAGTCGACGGTGTGCCTGGTGTCGTCGGCGATCCCGTCGCGCGACCAAAAGTCCCTGGCCAAGTTCGTGGGGCCCAACGGCTCTCTCAACGTGTTCACGGCAGCGGAGTACAACGCGACGGTGGAGTTCTACTGGGCGCCGTTCCTGGTGAGCTCCAACTCGGACGACCCCCAGGCGCACAGCGTGGTGGACCGCGTCATCGCCTGGCTGTCCATCGCCAAGCACACCCGGCACTGGCGCGCCGCCCACTTCctcatcttcaacacctacatctggtggctcaacaactTCGAGATGAAAGTGTT gaagaatcCTCGGGCGTTGCCGGACAAGTACACGCTGGTGGATCGGCCGGTGGCGTACAAGGAGGTGCTCAAGACGTGGGCAAATTGGGTGGACCGCGGCGGAGGAGACGAGAGAAGGCCACCGTAG
- the LOC109738927 gene encoding uncharacterized protein: MSQNKQWNVLCWNVRRINSEKKQLAIHNDIDISGCSVVCLQDTKRDSFDASFVKQFCPKKIDMFEFVPSVGNSDGLITVWMSSVFTGVPIFSESFALGVRLTSARSNDSWMKISKLSMLIDNCNKTLLEIDGLEERRRLSAPETNFRLILKQHLLYLLDCKKAYWKKRARLPDNSVIHDHVGKEAVLFQAFKERLGCSNQTDMKFDLARIIKKVEGLQALSAPFTHDEIDKVIKEMSADRAPGPDGFSGSFIKSCWHIIKDDFYQLCFEFHAGTLDLESLNTRFITLIPKIQSPETANDYRPITLLNCCLKILTKLLANRLQQVILKIIHRNQYGFLKGRSIQDCVAWAYKFIHQCQASGREIAILKLDFAKAFDMIEHASMMEIMKCMGFDDRWLGWIKCLFSTAKSSILLHGTPGRQFFCLHGVRQGDPLSPLIFVLAADLLQATINDAYRAGDLQLPMPAREGDYPVIQYADDTILVMPADEIQAETIKSILQDYASSVGLRINFQKSTLITANTAANTTSHLAQVFGCSIGSMPFTYLGLPMGTARPTVANLMPLVSSVERKLSMAASLLDLGSKLTLVNSNTNDGLKAVSMASWDLVCRPKHKGGLGVLDLKIQNQGLLLKQPHTFYNRMGIPWVDLVWNTYYDGLVPHASGPCGSFWWKDVMNLAPTYRAVTSVEVGDGSSTLFWKDAWHGDILADSHPRLFSFAKHEDISVRVLLTLPTLGQNFYLPLSVQARDELDDLQTSLASLELTEVNDAWHTVWGSEELASSKFYLHCFRDMEADDVFKWIWKAKCTNKWKVFAWLLLADRLNTRGLLKRKHMKLRDDNYACLLCHQPPEETVEHLFFHCEFSKTCWGKLGIAWPMHGNRVQFLHAAKNTWVGPMFMDVFIVASWSIWKERNNKLFRSVAPTVDGWSQRFKGDFGMMRHRIKEALVPFVDQIVDLI; encoded by the exons ATGTCGCAGAATAAGCAGTGGAACGTTCTCTGCTGGAACGTGCGCAGGATCAACTCTGAAAAGAAGCAGTTGGCGATTCATAATGATATCGATATTAGTGGGTGTTCAGTGGTTTGTTTACAAGATACTAAGCGCGACTCTTTTGATGCTTCGTTTGTTAAGCAGTTCTGTCCAAAAAAAATTGATATGTTCGAATTTGTGCCCTCTGTTGGGAATTCTGATGGTCTTATTACTGTGTGGATGAGCTCGGTTTTCACTGGTGTTCCAATTTTCTCTGAATCCTTTGCGCTCGGCGTCAGGCTCACTTCGGCGCGGTCTAACGATTCATGGAT GAAAATCTCCAAGCTTTCGATGCTCATCGACAATTGCAACAAGACCCTCTTGGAGATTGACGGCCTAGAGGAGAGGAGAAGATTGTCTGCTCCTGAGACCAACTTCAGATTGATCCTGAAACAACATCTTCTTTATTTGTTGGACTGCAAGAAAGCTTATTGGAAGAAGCGTGCACG ATTACCCGACAACTCGGTCATACATGATCACGTGGGCAAGGAGGCTGTGCTCTTTCAGGCGTTTAAGGAACGACTAGGGTGTTCCAACCAGACCGACATGAAATTTGACTTGGCTCGGATCATCAAAAAGGTAGAAGGGCTTCAAGCTCTGTCTGCTCCTTTCACCCACGACGAAATTGACAAGGTGATCAAAGAGATGTCGGCCGATCGTGCTCCAGGCCCGGATGGTTTCAGTGGTAGTTTCATCAAGTCGTGCTGGCATATCATTAAGGATGATTTCTATCAGCTTTGCTTTGAGTTTCATGCAGGTACTCTGGACCTTGAGAGCCTGAACACGAGATTTATCACTCTTATCCCTAAAATCCAATCGCCGGAAACAGCTAATGACTATCGACCAATTACTCTGTTGAACTGTTGCCTCAAGATCCTGACCAAGCTCCTCGCTAACCGTTTACAACAAGTCATCCTCAAGATTATCCATCGAAATCAATATGGGTTTCTGAAAGGCCGATCGATTCAAGACTGTGTTGCTTGGGCGTACAAATTCATTCATCAGTGTCAAGCCTCGGGGCGTGAGATCGCGATCTTGAAGCTGGATTTCGCTAAAGCCTTTGACATGATCGAACATGCCTCGATGATGGAGATTATGAAGTGCATGGGATTTGATGATCGGTGGCTTGGGTGGATCAAATGCTTGTTTTCGACGGCCAAGTCCTCGATTCTACTCCATGGGACCCCAGGCAGACAATTCTTCTGCTTGCATGGCGTGCGACAAGGAGACCCACTGTCTCCTCTTATTTTTGTGCTCGCAGCCGATCTGTTGCAAGCTACCATCAATGACGCTTACAGAGCGGGGGATCTCCAGCTGCCCATGCCCGCCCGAGAGGGTGATTACCCTGTGATCCAGTACGCCGACGACACAATCCTTGTGATGCCCGCTGATGAGATCCAAGCTGAAACCATCAAGTCCATCCTACAAGACTACGCGTCGTCAGTGGGGCTGCGCATTAACTTCCAGAAATCAACTCTTATTACAGCCAACACAGCCGCGAACACCACCTCGCATCTGGCGCAGGTTTTTGGATGCTCCATTGGGTCCATGCCGTTTACATATCTAGGGTTGCCCATGGGAACGGCCAGGCCAACAGTCGCAAACCTCATGCCACTGGTATCGTCTGTTGAGCGCAAACTCTCTATGGCAGCCTCTCTGCTTGACCTTGGTTCGAAGCTTACTCTGGTGAACTCG AACACGAATGATGGCTTGAAAGCAGTCTCCATGGCATCTTGGGATTTAGTTTGCAGGCCCAAGCACAAGGGAGGACTCGGGGTGCTTGACCTGAAGATCCAAAACCAGGGCCTGCTGCTTAAACAACCGCACACATTCTATAACCGCATGGGCATTCCGTGGGTTGATCTTGTTTGGAACACATACTATGACGGCTTGGTCCCGCATGCCTCGGGTCCGTGTGGGTCGTTCTGGTGGAAGGATGTCATGAACCTGGCGCCTACCTACAGAGCAGTCACTTCGGTTGAGGTGGGAGATGGGAGCTCAACCTTGTTTTGGAAAGATGCCTGGCATGGTGATATACTGGCTGATAGTCACCCCCGTCTTTTCTCCTTCGCTAAACACGAAGACATATCTGTCAGAGTGCTCCTGACGTTGCCTACGCTCGGACAAAACTTCTACTTGCCGCTTTCGGTTCAGGCTAGAGATGAGCTCGATGATCTACAAACCTCCTTGGCTTCGCTGGAGCTCACGGAGGTGAATGATGCCTGGCACACGGTCTGGGGATCGGAGGAGCTCGCCTCCAGTAAGTTCTATCTGCACTGTTTTCGGGACATGGAAGCGGATGATGTGTTTAAATGGATCTGGAAAGCAAAGTGCACCAACAAATGGAAGGTTTTTGCTTGGCTGCTTCTTGCGGATAGGCTGAACACTCGGGGGCTGCTCAAGAGGAAACACATGAAGCTGAGGGATGATAACTATGCATGCCTGCTATGTCACCAGCCACCCGAGGAAACGGTGGAACATCTGTTCTTTCACTGTGAATTCAGTAAAACATGTTGGGGGAAGCTGGGGATTGCATGGCCAATGCATGGCAACCGGGTGCAATTTTTGCATGCAGCTAAAAATACGTGGGTCGGGCCAATGTTCATGGATGTCTTTATCGTAGCCTCCTGGAGCATATGGAAGGAACGTAACAATAAGCTGTTTAGAAGTGTGGCGCCGACCGTCGATGGGTGGAGCCAGAGATTCAAAGGGGACTTTGGCATGATGAGACACAGGATCAAAGAGGCCTTAGTGCCATTTGTTGATCAGATAGTTGATCTGATCTAG